In Amycolatopsis endophytica, the following are encoded in one genomic region:
- a CDS encoding ABC transporter ATP-binding protein, with protein sequence MIEARGLTKRYGTTLAVNDLSFDVAPGEVTGFLGPNGAGKSTTMRMILGLDNPTSGRVTIGGKRYTELKNPLRTVGALLDAKWVHPNRSARAHLAWMAKSNHLPMRRVDEVLEIVGLSTVANKRAGGFSLGMSQRLGIAGALLGDPEVLLFDEPVNGLDPEGILWIRKFMHRLADEGRTVFVSSHLLSEMALTASNLVVIGKGKLISQSTTKEFVARASENTVKVRSPQLDKLRSLLPADSAADTDDGILVSGLDSEKIGELAAGNGIVLHELSPQTGSLEQAFMQITGDSVEYHTGLEAEAAHTLAPAN encoded by the coding sequence ATGATAGAGGCACGCGGCCTCACGAAACGCTACGGCACAACGCTCGCCGTCAACGATTTGTCATTCGACGTCGCCCCGGGTGAAGTCACCGGTTTTCTCGGTCCGAACGGAGCCGGGAAATCGACCACCATGCGGATGATCCTGGGCCTGGACAATCCGACGAGTGGCCGGGTCACCATCGGCGGAAAGCGCTACACGGAACTGAAGAATCCACTCCGGACGGTCGGCGCGCTGCTCGACGCCAAGTGGGTCCACCCGAACCGGTCGGCGCGGGCGCACCTCGCCTGGATGGCGAAGTCGAACCACCTGCCGATGCGCCGCGTCGACGAGGTCCTGGAGATCGTCGGCCTGTCCACCGTCGCGAACAAGCGCGCGGGCGGGTTCTCACTGGGCATGTCGCAGCGGCTGGGCATCGCGGGCGCGCTGCTCGGCGACCCCGAGGTGCTGCTGTTCGACGAGCCGGTGAACGGACTGGACCCGGAGGGCATCCTCTGGATCCGCAAGTTCATGCACCGCCTCGCCGACGAGGGCCGCACCGTCTTCGTCTCCAGCCACCTGCTGTCGGAGATGGCGCTGACCGCCTCCAACCTCGTCGTGATCGGCAAGGGGAAGCTGATCTCGCAGAGCACCACGAAGGAGTTCGTGGCCCGCGCCAGCGAGAACACGGTCAAGGTCCGCAGCCCGCAGCTGGACAAGCTGCGCTCGCTGCTGCCCGCCGACAGCGCCGCCGACACCGACGACGGCATTCTGGTGTCCGGTTTGGACAGCGAGAAGATCGGTGAACTGGCCGCGGGCAACGGCATCGTGCTGCACGAGCTGAGCCCGCAGACCGGCTCGCTGGAGCAGGCGTTCATGCAGATCACCGGCGATTCGGTGGAGTACCACACCGGCCTGGAAGCCGAGGCCGCCCACACCCTCGCACCGGCCAACTAG
- a CDS encoding ABC transporter ATP-binding protein, which yields MTPQGSVVLAGRGLVKRYGEQLALAGVDIDIHAGEALAVVGPSGSGKTSLLHVLAGILRPDGGEITLNGQRIEQLSETKRSELRRTEFGFVFQQGMLVAELSAEENVALPMLLGGARRGEAIGAAREWLDRLGLRGREGARPGELSGGQAQRVAIARALTHRPKVIFADEPTGALDTRTGKDTMDALLVAASDAGTAVVIVTHDVELAASLPRTVTIRDGRIAEQVGVLS from the coding sequence ATGACTCCACAAGGGAGTGTCGTGCTGGCGGGCCGTGGTCTGGTCAAGCGGTACGGCGAGCAGCTCGCGCTGGCCGGAGTGGACATCGACATCCACGCCGGGGAGGCGCTCGCGGTGGTCGGCCCGTCCGGTTCCGGCAAGACGTCACTGCTGCACGTGCTCGCCGGGATCCTGCGGCCGGACGGCGGCGAGATCACGCTGAACGGTCAGCGCATCGAGCAGCTGTCCGAGACCAAGCGCAGCGAACTGCGGCGCACCGAGTTCGGCTTCGTGTTCCAGCAGGGGATGCTCGTGGCCGAACTGTCCGCCGAGGAGAACGTGGCGCTGCCGATGCTCCTCGGCGGAGCGCGCCGGGGCGAGGCCATCGGCGCGGCGCGGGAGTGGCTGGACCGGCTCGGGCTGCGGGGCCGGGAGGGGGCCCGGCCGGGTGAGTTGTCGGGCGGTCAGGCGCAGCGGGTCGCGATCGCCCGCGCGCTCACGCACCGGCCGAAGGTCATCTTCGCCGACGAGCCGACCGGAGCGCTGGACACGCGCACCGGCAAGGACACCATGGACGCCCTGCTGGTCGCGGCATCGGACGCGGGTACAGCGGTGGTCATCGTGACGCATGACGTGGAACTGGCCGCCTCGCTCCCGCGCACGGTCACCATCCGGGACGGGCGGATCGCGGAGCAGGTGGGGGTGCTTTCGTGA
- a CDS encoding ABC transporter permease: MIPVKLAFKVLRADRRTRTATLLTAVGVAVATGLVLLLLSLPYATQARAERAVWQEEYGSSVGGAPTLSIASTTDFADGRQIDRIDVAALRDGIELPAGVPKFPAPGEVLVSPELYRAINDLPVSQLADRFPGTIAGTLGEDALLFPDQMVALVGHAPEDMPSTANERAGFVPPSGASVDTLLTLLSGVGVVVLLVPSLVLVASSARLIAARREQRLAALRLAGATPRQVVAITAAETGIAAIAGALIGWAASPLLWSLARFVPWDGGTWLAGDFRVPLGLTVFVLVVVPVLVVLAAVLGLRRVVGNPVGAVVQHTPKPLRWWRLLSLPATALFFFFAINEGNDVNLVLLGLALMIASAMLVGPYVTAVIGGFFVSRWRKPSALLAGRRLRNDPRGAYRASAGVVLAVFTGSMALTLMPSFDAMSGGGGTYRDSVLSVDAAGHESAEIAERTNATLARYDLPARAVAMPEVTVKSVNGSTYTGLVVSCADAVKLFRVEDTCQGPGVYSSYHLALGGFDVSGTYDGEGVPFAPGLETEPLVRSDGDGYLPLLIDPAVLPAGITPEYGRVAVDTTPENHEAVRTALVGAAGGANVFSRDVYLNDQRDQLGDLRRVTVIGVTVAAILAGCSAAIATAGSVMDRRRTFGALMAAGTPTRVLARALRMEAALPALVATIGSGVLGMIAGLGLFSIIQESRADASAVLSPWLAAPVVLGFAVAVLAASVCTPALNRVRAEPLADE; the protein is encoded by the coding sequence GTGATCCCGGTCAAGCTGGCGTTCAAGGTGCTGCGGGCCGACCGCCGCACCCGGACCGCCACCCTGCTCACCGCGGTGGGGGTCGCGGTGGCCACGGGACTGGTGCTCCTGCTGCTGAGCCTGCCCTACGCCACGCAGGCCCGCGCCGAGCGTGCCGTGTGGCAGGAGGAGTACGGCAGCTCCGTCGGTGGCGCGCCGACCCTGTCGATCGCCTCGACCACCGACTTCGCCGACGGCAGGCAGATCGACCGCATCGACGTCGCCGCGCTGCGGGACGGGATCGAGCTGCCCGCCGGGGTGCCGAAGTTCCCCGCACCGGGCGAGGTCCTGGTGTCGCCGGAGCTGTACCGGGCGATCAACGACCTCCCGGTGTCCCAGCTGGCCGACCGGTTCCCCGGCACGATCGCCGGCACGCTCGGTGAGGACGCACTGCTGTTCCCGGACCAGATGGTGGCGCTCGTCGGGCACGCGCCGGAGGACATGCCCTCGACCGCGAACGAGCGGGCCGGGTTCGTGCCGCCGTCCGGCGCGTCCGTCGACACGCTGCTGACCCTGTTGTCCGGTGTCGGTGTGGTGGTGCTGCTGGTGCCGAGCCTGGTGCTGGTCGCGTCGTCGGCGCGGCTCATCGCGGCCCGCCGTGAGCAGCGGCTGGCGGCCCTGCGCCTGGCGGGCGCGACGCCGCGCCAGGTCGTGGCGATCACCGCGGCGGAGACCGGCATCGCGGCGATCGCGGGCGCGCTGATCGGCTGGGCGGCCTCGCCGCTGCTGTGGTCACTGGCGCGGTTCGTGCCGTGGGACGGTGGGACGTGGCTCGCCGGTGATTTCCGGGTGCCGCTGGGTCTGACGGTGTTCGTGCTGGTCGTGGTGCCGGTGCTGGTCGTGCTCGCCGCGGTGCTGGGGTTGCGGCGCGTGGTGGGCAACCCCGTCGGGGCGGTCGTGCAGCACACGCCGAAGCCGCTGCGGTGGTGGCGGCTGCTCTCCCTGCCGGCGACCGCGCTGTTCTTCTTCTTCGCCATCAACGAGGGCAACGACGTCAACCTGGTCCTGCTCGGCCTGGCCTTGATGATCGCGTCGGCCATGCTGGTCGGCCCGTACGTGACGGCCGTGATCGGCGGGTTCTTCGTGAGCCGCTGGCGCAAGCCGTCCGCGCTGCTGGCCGGGCGGCGGCTGCGCAACGATCCGCGCGGTGCCTACCGGGCCTCCGCCGGGGTCGTGCTCGCGGTGTTCACCGGCTCCATGGCGCTGACGCTGATGCCCAGCTTCGACGCGATGAGCGGTGGCGGCGGGACCTATCGCGATTCGGTGCTGTCCGTGGACGCGGCCGGGCACGAATCGGCCGAGATCGCCGAGCGGACCAACGCGACGCTCGCGCGGTACGACCTGCCCGCCCGTGCCGTCGCGATGCCCGAGGTGACGGTGAAGTCGGTGAACGGGTCCACCTACACCGGCCTGGTCGTCTCCTGCGCCGACGCGGTGAAGCTGTTCCGCGTCGAGGACACCTGCCAGGGGCCCGGGGTGTACTCCTCGTACCATCTCGCGCTGGGCGGGTTCGACGTGTCCGGGACCTACGACGGTGAGGGCGTGCCGTTCGCGCCGGGCCTGGAAACCGAGCCGCTGGTGCGGTCGGACGGCGACGGGTACCTGCCGCTGCTGATCGATCCCGCCGTGCTGCCCGCCGGGATCACCCCCGAGTACGGCCGGGTCGCCGTCGACACCACGCCGGAGAACCACGAGGCGGTGCGGACCGCGCTGGTCGGCGCCGCGGGCGGGGCGAACGTGTTCAGCCGTGACGTGTACCTGAACGACCAGCGCGACCAGCTCGGCGATCTGCGCCGGGTCACGGTCATCGGCGTGACGGTGGCGGCGATCCTGGCCGGATGCAGCGCCGCGATCGCGACCGCCGGATCGGTGATGGACCGCCGCCGCACGTTCGGGGCGCTGATGGCGGCGGGAACCCCGACGCGGGTGCTCGCACGGGCGCTGCGGATGGAGGCCGCGCTGCCCGCGCTGGTCGCCACCATCGGATCGGGTGTTCTGGGAATGATCGCCGGGCTGGGGTTGTTCTCGATCATCCAGGAAAGCAGGGCGGACGCGTCGGCGGTGCTCAGCCCGTGGCTGGCCGCGCCGGTCGTGCTGGGCTTCGCGGTGGCGGTGCTGGCCGCGTCGGTGTGCACGCCCGCCCTCAACCGGGTCCGCGCGGAGCCGCTGGCCGACGAGTGA
- a CDS encoding ABC transporter permease, with amino-acid sequence MTLLAVERMKLFTTRSPWWCALVALVTTIGFSALIVGTADDGEFSATVASTQFGYSFGMAVIMVLAALAVTTEYRFGTIRTTFQAVPNRAAALVAKTTVVALAALVIGELSAFGSWGLATLLKPDAPLALDSGADWINVAGVGAVYAFAAVIAVAVGILLRHSAGAIALLLIYALAVEDLIRLIPSVGDDIHQWLPFNVANKFLTGDGASNMGRNVEAGAPVSSAVLGQGWSLAYFAAVAVALLAIAIGTARKRDA; translated from the coding sequence ATGACTTTGCTCGCCGTGGAACGGATGAAGCTCTTCACCACCCGCTCGCCGTGGTGGTGCGCACTGGTGGCGCTGGTGACCACGATCGGGTTCTCCGCACTGATCGTCGGCACCGCCGACGACGGCGAGTTCAGCGCCACCGTGGCCTCGACGCAGTTCGGCTACAGCTTCGGCATGGCCGTGATCATGGTGCTGGCGGCGCTCGCCGTCACCACCGAGTACCGGTTCGGCACGATCCGCACGACCTTCCAGGCGGTGCCCAACCGCGCCGCCGCGCTGGTCGCCAAGACGACCGTGGTGGCGCTGGCCGCACTGGTCATCGGCGAGCTGAGCGCGTTCGGCTCGTGGGGGCTGGCCACCCTGCTCAAGCCGGACGCCCCGCTCGCGCTGGACAGCGGCGCGGACTGGATCAACGTGGCCGGTGTCGGCGCGGTCTACGCGTTCGCTGCGGTGATCGCGGTGGCCGTGGGCATCCTGCTCCGCCACAGCGCCGGTGCCATCGCGCTGCTGCTGATCTACGCGCTCGCGGTCGAGGACCTGATCCGGCTCATTCCGAGCGTCGGTGACGACATCCACCAGTGGCTCCCGTTCAACGTGGCCAACAAGTTCCTCACCGGCGACGGCGCGTCGAACATGGGTCGCAACGTCGAAGCGGGGGCGCCGGTGTCGAGCGCGGTGCTGGGACAGGGCTGGTCGCTGGCCTACTTCGCGGCGGTCGCCGTCGCACTGCTGGCCATCGCGATCGGCACCGCGCGCAAGCGCGACGCCTGA
- a CDS encoding sensor histidine kinase, with amino-acid sequence MPFSDRVSSAWRWLGLEGALLLAAFLVDLAVVLPAAADSLGPRGRDLLLLPGMIALGACALWARKRPAVAVFAGAATLFASTFLIRVTDAAAYTTLLSNVSLSETVAGLELVFFCVRRVRPAEAVVGTGTLVLGGLFAAVYRNGSGTSGLSQTLLLGLVLLVVTVGAGMQFRRGPGPRKDSAVRDLVREQWPLIGVLSLPLFLELYQVLDSDIRTLPAMLCSVAAAAATVYATRRPLRAGLILAAVIVATAPALWVASRQYLRAMGVLPFTEIAAGIIVVVLLVRHVEPKRAWGTIGLLSGAVAFTTLAGMATGNSRLGIRDLRDLVIAAVLVLGISVACGLYFRARDSERRKVVEAAVSDAQNSERMALARELHDLVAHHVTGIIVQAQAAKVIADQNPKVALEVIERIEVAGTEAMTAMRRLVGSMRAGGDVVTDQATMDLDADLRRLAERAQVPVDAEVRVPKNLPQEVSRSALRLVQESLTNTRKHAAGATRVRLLAEVRDGELHIRVADDGRQVVTRPAGGSGGYGLVGMRERVELLHGRLAAGPAPDGGWVVEAWLPVEEEA; translated from the coding sequence GTGCCGTTCTCCGATCGCGTGTCCTCGGCCTGGCGTTGGCTGGGGCTCGAAGGCGCGCTCCTGCTCGCCGCCTTCCTGGTCGATCTCGCGGTCGTGCTGCCCGCCGCCGCCGACTCGCTCGGACCGCGCGGGCGCGACCTCCTGCTGCTGCCCGGGATGATCGCGCTGGGCGCGTGCGCGCTGTGGGCCCGGAAGCGCCCGGCGGTCGCGGTGTTCGCCGGGGCGGCGACGCTGTTCGCCTCGACCTTCCTGATCCGCGTGACCGACGCGGCGGCCTACACGACGTTGCTGAGCAACGTGTCGCTGAGCGAGACCGTCGCCGGGCTGGAGCTGGTGTTCTTCTGCGTCCGGCGGGTGCGGCCGGCGGAGGCGGTGGTCGGCACCGGAACCCTCGTGCTCGGCGGTCTGTTCGCGGCCGTCTACCGCAACGGCTCGGGCACGAGCGGCCTGAGCCAGACGCTGCTGCTGGGGTTGGTGCTGCTGGTCGTGACGGTGGGCGCCGGGATGCAGTTCCGGCGCGGGCCGGGGCCCCGCAAGGACAGCGCGGTGCGTGACCTCGTCCGCGAGCAGTGGCCGCTGATCGGTGTGCTGAGCCTGCCGTTGTTCCTGGAGCTGTACCAGGTCCTGGACTCCGACATCAGGACGCTGCCCGCGATGCTGTGCTCGGTCGCCGCGGCGGCGGCCACGGTGTACGCGACCCGGCGCCCGTTGCGGGCAGGTCTCATCCTCGCGGCCGTCATCGTCGCCACCGCGCCCGCGCTGTGGGTCGCGTCGCGCCAGTACCTGAGGGCCATGGGTGTCCTGCCGTTCACCGAGATCGCGGCCGGGATCATCGTGGTGGTCCTGCTGGTGCGGCACGTGGAGCCGAAGCGGGCGTGGGGCACGATCGGGCTGCTGTCGGGGGCGGTCGCGTTCACCACGCTGGCCGGGATGGCCACCGGCAACAGCAGGCTGGGGATCAGGGACCTGCGGGACCTGGTCATCGCCGCGGTCCTGGTGCTCGGCATCTCGGTGGCGTGCGGCCTGTACTTCCGGGCCCGCGACTCGGAGCGCCGCAAGGTGGTCGAGGCCGCGGTGTCCGACGCGCAGAACTCCGAGCGGATGGCGCTGGCCAGGGAGCTGCACGACCTGGTCGCGCACCACGTCACCGGCATCATCGTGCAGGCGCAGGCGGCGAAGGTGATCGCCGACCAGAACCCGAAGGTGGCGTTGGAGGTCATCGAACGCATCGAGGTGGCCGGCACCGAGGCGATGACCGCGATGCGCCGGCTGGTCGGCAGCATGCGCGCGGGCGGGGACGTGGTCACCGACCAGGCCACCATGGACCTGGACGCGGACCTGCGGCGCCTGGCCGAGCGCGCGCAGGTGCCGGTCGACGCCGAGGTGCGGGTGCCGAAGAACCTGCCGCAGGAGGTGTCGCGCTCGGCGCTGCGCCTCGTGCAGGAGTCGCTGACGAACACCCGCAAGCACGCCGCCGGGGCGACGCGGGTCCGCCTGCTCGCCGAGGTGCGCGACGGCGAACTGCACATCCGGGTGGCCGACGACGGCCGACAGGTGGTGACGCGACCGGCGGGCGGGTCGGGAGGCTACGGTCTCGTCGGGATGCGCGAGCGGGTCGAGCTGTTGCACGGCCGTCTCGCCGCGGGCCCGGCACCGGACGGGGGCTGGGTCGTGGAGGCGTGGCTGCCGGTGGAGGAAGAAGCTTGA
- a CDS encoding dynamin family protein: protein MTATTDQGRLAGPLSVSVANLCRRLQPQVSARTAAGFAEVLRRLGAPLQVAVAGRIKSGKSTLVNALIGRRVAPTDVGECTRLVTRFQYGTVDRIEVVFAGGYKQVLPFAPDGSIPAELGVDISKVSHIEAYLTSAVLQDMTVIDTPGLGSLDAASVSRTEQLLGAAQNEEGGDELDETSRSAVAGAEAVLYVVTQGVRADDQQALAAFTAATASREAGPVNAIAVLNKADTVPPESVEGSDGDVWRAASILAEKQGLLLKPRVADVLPVIGLIAESAESGNFTSADADALRALSALDDATLETMLMAADIFTSWDCDVPAGTRLRLLEKLDLYGIRRAIDALRADETITAGALRRLLLATSGLDAVRARLNTVFAARADGIKAAAALASITALAHSSGDPAERQRVHDAIEVLLAKPEAHQLRLLEALTLVVAGAVDMPEDLAEEVLRVGSNAGVDEQLGLPGAARPELAAHALERAGWWRSFASFGATPAQSRVAHVVHRAYFLIWQQLR, encoded by the coding sequence GTGACGGCGACGACCGATCAGGGCCGCCTCGCCGGTCCGTTGTCGGTGTCGGTGGCCAACCTGTGCCGCCGCCTGCAGCCGCAGGTGTCGGCCCGCACCGCCGCCGGATTCGCCGAGGTGCTGCGACGGCTGGGCGCGCCGCTGCAGGTCGCGGTCGCCGGGCGCATCAAGTCCGGTAAGTCGACGCTGGTCAACGCGCTGATCGGACGGCGGGTCGCGCCGACCGACGTCGGTGAGTGCACCCGGCTGGTGACCCGTTTCCAGTACGGCACGGTCGACCGCATCGAGGTCGTGTTCGCGGGCGGCTACAAGCAGGTGCTGCCGTTCGCGCCGGACGGGTCGATCCCGGCCGAGCTGGGCGTCGACATCAGCAAGGTCTCGCACATCGAGGCGTACCTGACCAGCGCGGTCCTGCAGGACATGACGGTGATCGACACCCCTGGCCTCGGCTCGCTGGACGCCGCCTCGGTGTCGCGCACCGAGCAACTGCTGGGCGCGGCACAAAACGAGGAGGGCGGCGACGAGCTCGACGAGACGTCCCGCAGCGCGGTGGCCGGCGCCGAGGCCGTCCTCTACGTCGTGACGCAGGGCGTGCGTGCCGACGACCAGCAGGCGCTGGCCGCGTTCACGGCAGCCACCGCGAGCCGCGAAGCGGGCCCGGTCAACGCGATCGCCGTGCTGAACAAGGCCGACACGGTGCCCCCGGAGTCGGTCGAGGGGTCCGACGGCGACGTGTGGCGGGCCGCGTCGATCCTCGCCGAGAAGCAGGGGCTGCTGCTCAAGCCGCGGGTCGCGGACGTGCTGCCGGTGATCGGGCTGATCGCCGAGTCCGCCGAATCGGGCAACTTCACCTCCGCCGACGCCGACGCCCTGCGCGCGCTGTCCGCGCTGGACGACGCGACGCTGGAAACTATGCTGATGGCGGCCGACATCTTCACCAGCTGGGACTGTGACGTCCCGGCGGGCACCCGGCTGCGGCTGCTGGAAAAGCTCGACCTCTACGGCATCCGCCGCGCGATCGACGCCCTGCGCGCCGACGAGACGATCACCGCCGGGGCGCTGCGCCGCCTGCTGCTCGCCACCTCCGGCCTGGACGCGGTCCGCGCCCGGCTGAACACGGTTTTCGCCGCGCGCGCCGACGGCATCAAGGCCGCCGCGGCGCTCGCGTCGATCACCGCGCTGGCCCACTCCTCCGGCGACCCGGCCGAGCGGCAGCGCGTGCACGACGCGATCGAAGTGCTGCTCGCCAAGCCCGAAGCGCACCAGCTGCGGCTGCTGGAGGCGCTCACCCTGGTCGTCGCCGGTGCCGTCGACATGCCCGAGGACCTGGCGGAGGAGGTCCTGCGGGTGGGCAGCAACGCGGGGGTCGACGAGCAGCTGGGCCTGCCCGGCGCCGCCCGGCCCGAGCTGGCCGCCCACGCGCTCGAACGCGCCGGGTGGTGGCGCTCCTTCGCGTCGTTCGGCGCGACGCCGGCCCAGAGCCGGGTCGCGCACGTGGTGCACCGCGCGTACTTCCTGATCTGGCAGCAGCTGCGATAA
- a CDS encoding response regulator: MIRVVVVDDQELMRFGFRMVLGAQEDIDLVGEAGNGADAVRLAEELRPDVVLMDVRMPLMDGVEATKRIVDAGTSRVLVMTTFDLDEYVYAGLRNGASGFLLKDTPPDHLVSALRSVASGDAVVSPSVTRRLLDRFVGGGGPLRDEAELDVLTEREREVLVLIAKGLSNVEIAEKLFLSEATVKTHVGRILAKLNLRDRVQAVVLAYETGLIRPGSA, encoded by the coding sequence GTGATCCGTGTGGTGGTGGTCGACGACCAGGAGCTGATGCGGTTCGGGTTCCGCATGGTGCTGGGCGCGCAGGAGGACATCGACCTGGTCGGCGAGGCGGGCAACGGCGCCGACGCGGTGCGGCTCGCCGAGGAGCTGCGGCCCGACGTCGTGCTGATGGACGTGCGGATGCCGCTGATGGACGGCGTCGAGGCGACCAAGCGGATCGTCGACGCGGGCACCTCCCGGGTGCTGGTGATGACGACGTTCGACCTGGACGAGTACGTCTACGCCGGGCTGCGGAACGGGGCGAGCGGGTTCCTGCTCAAGGACACCCCGCCGGATCATCTGGTGTCCGCGCTCCGGTCGGTCGCCTCGGGCGATGCCGTCGTGTCGCCGTCGGTGACGCGGCGGCTGCTGGACCGGTTCGTCGGCGGTGGCGGTCCGCTGCGCGACGAGGCCGAGCTGGACGTGCTGACCGAGCGGGAGCGCGAGGTGCTCGTGCTCATCGCGAAAGGACTGTCCAATGTGGAGATCGCGGAGAAGCTGTTCCTGTCCGAGGCCACGGTGAAGACCCACGTCGGCCGGATACTGGCGAAGCTGAACCTGCGGGACCGGGTGCAGGCGGTGGTGCTCGCCTACGAGACGGGCCTGATCCGCCCGGGCTCGGCGTGA
- a CDS encoding sensor histidine kinase — MRAHPMVGDTLLALLLLFLDLLVLLARDNVDDGPQWYVVLPLDIAMTAPVALRRKYPLSTAYLILVLTVPHSALEAGISSATASCVALYTVVVYVGRRQALLYLLAQVVTSLLQMWGGWAPGGWIPLLFIGLIFALCWVLGEFVGARRAYQAEMEARLHLLETERDQAGRIAVAEERGRIARELHDVVAHAVSVIVVQADGASYALKSSPEMAERAVKTISETGRQALTELRRLLQVLRNEEVSGEPRIPQPTAESLADLAGRVRTAGVPVELSIDGSLAELPAGVSLGVYRIVQESLTNTLKHAGRGARARVRVRRTENLVDVEILDDGAGKARALVPAPDLPGGNGVIGMRERAHLFGGILQVGPQPGGGWRVHASFPVRLDP, encoded by the coding sequence ATGCGGGCGCACCCGATGGTCGGGGACACCCTGCTCGCTCTGTTGCTGCTGTTCCTGGACCTGCTGGTGCTGCTCGCGCGGGACAACGTGGACGACGGCCCGCAGTGGTACGTCGTGCTCCCGCTGGACATCGCGATGACCGCCCCGGTCGCGCTGCGGCGGAAGTACCCGCTGAGCACGGCCTATCTGATCCTGGTGCTGACCGTGCCGCACAGCGCGCTGGAGGCGGGGATCAGCAGCGCCACCGCGAGCTGCGTCGCGCTGTACACGGTGGTCGTCTACGTCGGACGGCGCCAGGCCCTGCTGTACCTGCTGGCGCAGGTCGTGACCAGCCTGCTGCAGATGTGGGGCGGCTGGGCGCCGGGCGGCTGGATCCCGCTGCTGTTCATCGGGCTGATCTTCGCGCTGTGCTGGGTGCTCGGCGAGTTCGTCGGGGCGCGGCGGGCGTACCAGGCCGAGATGGAGGCGCGGCTGCACCTGCTGGAAACCGAGCGTGACCAGGCCGGACGGATCGCGGTGGCCGAGGAGCGCGGGCGGATCGCGCGGGAACTGCACGACGTGGTGGCGCACGCGGTGAGCGTGATCGTGGTGCAGGCCGACGGCGCCTCCTACGCGTTGAAGTCGAGTCCGGAGATGGCCGAGCGGGCGGTGAAGACGATCTCGGAGACCGGTCGTCAGGCGCTGACCGAGCTGCGGCGGCTGCTGCAGGTGCTGCGCAACGAGGAGGTCAGCGGTGAGCCGCGGATCCCGCAGCCGACCGCCGAATCACTCGCCGACCTGGCCGGCCGGGTGCGCACGGCGGGCGTTCCGGTGGAGCTGTCGATCGACGGGTCGCTCGCCGAACTGCCCGCCGGGGTGTCGCTGGGCGTGTACCGGATCGTTCAGGAGTCGCTGACGAACACGCTCAAGCACGCCGGGCGGGGCGCGCGGGCGCGGGTACGGGTACGGCGGACTGAGAACCTGGTGGACGTGGAGATCCTGGACGACGGGGCGGGCAAGGCACGGGCGCTGGTGCCCGCACCGGACCTGCCGGGAGGCAACGGGGTGATCGGGATGCGCGAGCGGGCGCACCTGTTCGGCGGAATCCTGCAGGTCGGTCCCCAGCCCGGCGGCGGGTGGCGGGTGCACGCGAGCTTCCCGGTGAGGCTGGACCCGTGA
- the trmB gene encoding tRNA (guanosine(46)-N7)-methyltransferase TrmB — protein MESEQQPRLRSVVSYVQRGGRMTVGQQRAWERQWPDLGRTVAELPSGPVDFAKWFGRPAPVLLEIGSGMGETTAQLAAAEPEVNYVAVEVYEAGLGQLMLRAERLGLENLRLLHGDAVIALREHVEPDSLSGVRIFFPDPWPKKRHHKRRLVQPEFVGLIASRLAPGGILHLATDWEHYAEQMLEVCSAERRLRNRFDDWAPRPGWRPVTKFEQRADQEGRVSRDLIFERR, from the coding sequence GTGGAGAGCGAGCAGCAACCCCGCCTGCGCAGCGTCGTCAGTTACGTGCAGCGCGGCGGCCGGATGACCGTCGGCCAGCAGCGTGCCTGGGAGCGGCAGTGGCCGGACCTCGGGCGCACCGTCGCCGAGCTGCCGTCCGGTCCGGTCGACTTCGCGAAGTGGTTCGGCCGCCCGGCGCCGGTGCTGCTGGAGATCGGCTCCGGCATGGGTGAGACGACCGCGCAGCTGGCGGCCGCCGAACCGGAGGTCAACTACGTCGCGGTCGAGGTGTACGAGGCCGGTCTCGGGCAGCTGATGCTGCGCGCGGAACGGCTCGGCCTGGAGAACCTGCGCCTGCTGCACGGGGACGCGGTGATCGCGCTGCGTGAGCACGTCGAGCCGGACTCGCTGTCCGGGGTGCGGATCTTCTTCCCCGACCCGTGGCCGAAGAAGCGCCACCACAAGCGGCGGCTGGTGCAGCCGGAGTTCGTCGGGCTGATCGCGTCGCGGCTCGCGCCCGGCGGGATCCTGCACCTGGCCACCGACTGGGAGCACTACGCCGAGCAGATGCTGGAGGTCTGCTCGGCGGAACGGCGGCTGCGCAACCGGTTCGACGACTGGGCGCCGCGGCCGGGCTGGCGCCCGGTGACCAAGTTCGAGCAGCGCGCCGACCAGGAGGGCCGCGTCAGCAGGGACCTGATCTTCGAACGGCGCTGA